Proteins encoded within one genomic window of Pseudomonas cannabina:
- a CDS encoding transglutaminase TgpA family protein → MSSKVVVSAPIPRVSLTWLLLAQALVVLPFALHVPVSIMMLWLGCTLWRLQVFRMRARLPGNWVKAGLLVSTAAGVYLARGSLVGLDAGAALLVAAFVLKMLEMNNRRDARVLIFLGFFCVAVGYLFEDNLLWALFSLLPIAALLAALIGLQQSDLASKSSDTLKLAFKLMAQAVPLMLLLFLFFPRLDPLWSLPQPSNKGVTGLSDNMAPGDMAELSKSPALVFRASFEGLIPARNQLYWRGLTLEQFDGRRWSQSARAQTVQIPQWQKRGDPLAYSIVMEASGRPWLPSLDVAETQLPDVRQMSDFRLQRRRPVEQSLLYAVQSWPQSIRDPQPGEQIQRQDLQLPVKGNPQARQWADELRRRYSTPQDLVAGMLAYFSDQPFHYTLKPTTLGNDSIDEFLFVSRQGFCAHYAGAMTFVLRAAGIPARVVAGYQGGELNPDGQYLTVRQFDAHAWVEYWQPGIGWRSVDPTAAVAPQRIEQGLEQALAADEAFLQDSPLSALRYRNVAWINTLRLSWDNLNYGWQRWVLGYQGQQQLQILGRWFSGFQAPVFVTGIVLSLGLVALWLFKPWLRESDSQLRLFNAFERLLARHGLRRMPGEGADAFCKRAVLYFPQYAEAISAFVREFQAQRYAGRLTSPGRLRSALRVLRRRLPWRLSAVRDRHS, encoded by the coding sequence GTGAGTAGCAAGGTCGTGGTCAGCGCGCCGATTCCGCGTGTCAGCCTCACTTGGCTGCTGCTCGCTCAGGCGCTGGTGGTGTTGCCGTTCGCGCTGCATGTGCCGGTCTCGATCATGATGCTGTGGCTGGGCTGCACACTCTGGCGCCTGCAAGTGTTCCGCATGCGTGCCCGTTTGCCGGGCAACTGGGTCAAGGCCGGCTTGCTGGTAAGCACCGCCGCTGGCGTTTATCTGGCGCGTGGCAGCCTGGTCGGGCTGGATGCCGGGGCTGCGCTGCTGGTAGCCGCCTTCGTTCTGAAAATGCTGGAAATGAACAACCGTCGGGATGCACGGGTGCTGATCTTTCTCGGTTTCTTTTGCGTCGCCGTCGGCTACCTGTTCGAAGACAACCTGTTATGGGCGCTGTTCAGCCTGTTGCCCATCGCTGCATTGCTGGCAGCGCTGATCGGGCTGCAACAGTCGGACCTGGCCAGCAAATCATCAGACACGCTCAAACTGGCCTTCAAGCTGATGGCGCAGGCCGTGCCGCTGATGCTGCTGTTGTTTCTGTTCTTTCCGCGCCTGGACCCGCTCTGGTCGTTGCCACAGCCGAGCAACAAAGGCGTTACCGGTCTATCCGACAACATGGCCCCCGGCGACATGGCCGAGCTGAGCAAGTCGCCAGCGCTGGTGTTTCGGGCCAGTTTCGAGGGACTGATACCGGCCCGCAATCAACTGTACTGGCGCGGCCTGACCCTTGAGCAGTTCGACGGCCGTCGCTGGTCGCAGTCTGCACGGGCGCAGACGGTGCAGATCCCGCAATGGCAAAAGCGTGGCGATCCGCTGGCCTACAGCATCGTCATGGAGGCGAGCGGGCGGCCTTGGCTGCCGAGCCTCGACGTCGCTGAAACCCAGCTGCCGGACGTGCGCCAGATGAGTGATTTTCGCTTGCAGCGCAGGCGGCCGGTCGAGCAATCGCTGTTGTATGCCGTGCAGTCCTGGCCGCAAAGCATTCGTGATCCTCAACCCGGCGAGCAGATCCAGCGTCAGGACCTGCAACTGCCCGTAAAGGGTAACCCGCAGGCCCGACAATGGGCCGATGAACTGCGTCGGCGTTATTCCACACCGCAAGACCTGGTCGCCGGCATGCTCGCTTATTTCAGCGACCAGCCCTTTCACTACACGCTCAAGCCGACCACGCTGGGCAATGACAGCATCGATGAGTTTCTGTTTGTCAGCCGTCAGGGTTTCTGCGCCCACTATGCCGGGGCCATGACCTTCGTATTGCGCGCCGCAGGGATTCCGGCGCGGGTGGTGGCCGGGTATCAGGGCGGCGAACTCAACCCCGACGGGCAGTACCTGACCGTACGTCAATTTGACGCTCACGCCTGGGTCGAATACTGGCAGCCGGGAATCGGCTGGCGCAGTGTCGACCCGACCGCTGCCGTGGCACCGCAACGTATCGAGCAAGGGCTGGAGCAGGCACTGGCGGCAGACGAGGCCTTTTTGCAGGACTCACCCCTTTCAGCGCTGCGCTATCGCAATGTGGCCTGGATCAACACGCTGCGCCTGAGCTGGGACAACCTCAACTACGGCTGGCAACGCTGGGTCCTGGGCTATCAGGGACAACAGCAGTTACAAATTCTCGGACGCTGGTTTTCCGGGTTTCAGGCGCCTGTTTTCGTGACCGGCATCGTGCTTTCACTGGGCCTGGTCGCCTTATGGCTGTTCAAGCCCTGGTTGCGCGAAAGCGATTCGCAGTTGCGACTGTTCAACGCCTTTGAACGCTTGCTGGCCCGGCATGGTCTGCGTCGTATGCCGGGTGAAGGTGCGGATGCGTTCTGCAAGCGTGCAGTGCTGTATTTTCCGCAGTATGCCGAAGCGATCAGCGCCTTTGTCCGGGAGTTTCAGGCACAGCGTTACGCTGGACGGCTGACGTCGCCCGGCCGTCTGCGGAGTGCATTGCGCGTACTGCGTCGGCGTCTGCCATGGAGGTTATCGGCTGTCAGGGACAGGCATTCATGA
- a CDS encoding DUF58 domain-containing protein, with protein MAVARGAGTLIQSFRPLWQRWLAKRIPPASRIALDHRRIFIMPTRTGMMFVLVLLLMLLVAINYQNSLAYGLTFLMMSVGVLAILHTYRNISGLILSASVARSVFVGEPVQLRLRLESAGQAHNALGLGWTAAALQTGDVLPRGLTDVELTLPAEKRGWLHAPRLRIESAFPLGIFRAWSWLDLEQSALIYPRPLAGAMPLLKGVQPHAEDDGQATRGAGVDDYQGLRAYQPGDNRGRLHWKAYSRGQGLLVKDFTDLSGHDLCLDFMALGGDIEERLSRLCYWVLELSQRRQPFALRLPGFLSSVDSGDAHREACLRALALYGQRS; from the coding sequence ATGGCTGTTGCGCGAGGTGCCGGTACTTTGATCCAGTCGTTCAGACCGCTCTGGCAACGCTGGCTGGCCAAACGCATCCCGCCAGCGTCGCGGATTGCGCTCGACCACCGGCGCATTTTCATCATGCCGACGCGCACCGGCATGATGTTCGTGCTGGTGTTGCTGCTCATGCTGCTGGTCGCCATCAATTACCAGAACAGCCTGGCTTACGGGCTGACCTTTCTGATGATGTCGGTGGGCGTACTGGCCATCCTGCACACCTACCGCAACATCAGCGGCCTGATCCTCAGTGCCAGTGTGGCGCGTTCGGTGTTCGTTGGCGAACCGGTGCAGCTGCGTCTGCGTCTGGAAAGCGCCGGGCAGGCGCATAATGCCTTGGGTCTGGGCTGGACCGCGGCCGCGCTGCAAACGGGCGATGTTTTGCCGCGTGGGCTGACGGACGTGGAACTGACCCTGCCCGCCGAAAAGCGCGGCTGGCTGCACGCCCCCCGCTTACGTATCGAAAGTGCCTTCCCGCTGGGCATCTTCCGCGCCTGGAGCTGGCTGGATTTAGAGCAGAGCGCCCTGATCTATCCCCGGCCATTGGCCGGAGCCATGCCGTTGCTCAAGGGCGTGCAGCCTCACGCTGAAGATGACGGGCAGGCGACCCGGGGCGCTGGCGTCGATGATTACCAGGGGTTGCGCGCTTATCAGCCGGGTGACAACCGCGGCCGTCTGCACTGGAAAGCCTATTCCCGTGGTCAGGGTCTGCTGGTCAAGGATTTCACTGACCTGAGCGGCCATGACCTGTGCCTGGATTTCATGGCCCTGGGCGGCGACATCGAAGAACGACTCTCGCGCCTGTGTTACTGGGTATTGGAACTGTCGCAACGACGTCAACCCTTTGCCTTGCGGCTGCCGGGTTTTCTGTCGTCGGTGGACAGCGGCGACGCGCACCGCGAAGCTTGCCTGCGCGCGCTGGCCCTGTACGGTCAGCGCTCGTGA
- a CDS encoding AAA family ATPase — protein MGRKLDACLSAINEVILGKEAQVRLAMTCLIGGGHLLIEDLPGMGKTTLSHALAKILGLSYQRIQFTSDLLPGDILGTSVFDRDSGQFTFHPGPIFAELVLADEINRATPKSQSALLEAMEEGQVSIEGATRLLPDPFFVIATQNPFSSGGTFALPESQLDRFLMRISMGYPARAAEKALLLGESRRELLPRLQPILDHALLGQLQAEARQVRASDALVDYVLRLADATRSQPQFAYGLSPRASLAILAAARAWAMLLGRDYVIPEDVQAVLPSVVGHRLRERSDPTGHGGGALVQWLLREVPVL, from the coding sequence ATGGGTAGAAAACTCGATGCGTGCCTGAGCGCCATCAATGAAGTGATTCTGGGCAAGGAAGCGCAGGTGCGGCTGGCCATGACCTGCCTGATTGGCGGCGGGCATCTGCTGATCGAGGACTTGCCGGGGATGGGCAAAACCACCCTCAGTCACGCGTTGGCGAAGATTCTTGGCCTGAGTTATCAGCGTATCCAGTTCACGTCCGATCTGTTGCCCGGCGACATTCTCGGCACCTCGGTGTTCGACCGTGACAGCGGGCAATTCACCTTTCATCCGGGGCCGATCTTCGCCGAACTGGTGCTCGCCGATGAAATCAATCGCGCCACCCCGAAAAGCCAGAGCGCATTGCTGGAGGCCATGGAAGAGGGCCAAGTGTCCATCGAAGGTGCGACCCGTCTGCTGCCTGATCCTTTCTTCGTGATTGCGACCCAGAACCCGTTCAGTTCCGGCGGCACCTTCGCGTTGCCCGAGTCACAGCTCGACCGCTTCCTGATGCGCATTTCCATGGGTTATCCGGCCAGAGCCGCAGAAAAGGCCCTGCTGCTCGGTGAGTCGCGTCGCGAACTGTTGCCGCGCCTGCAACCGATTCTGGATCACGCACTGCTCGGGCAATTGCAGGCCGAGGCACGTCAGGTGCGGGCCAGTGACGCGCTGGTCGATTACGTGCTGCGGCTGGCGGACGCAACGCGCAGCCAGCCGCAGTTTGCCTATGGGCTGTCACCCAGAGCGAGCCTGGCGATTCTGGCGGCGGCGCGTGCCTGGGCCATGTTGCTGGGCCGCGATTACGTGATTCCCGAGGACGTGCAGGCGGTGCTGCCCTCGGTGGTCGGCCACCGGTTGCGCGAGCGCAGCGATCCGACCGGGCATGGTGGCGGGGCGCTGGTGCAATGGCTGTTGCGCGAGGTGCCGGTACTTTGA
- a CDS encoding response regulator — protein MSQTATILVIDDEPQIRKFLRISLVSQGYKVLEAATGAEGLTQAALNKPDLLVLDLGLPDMDGQQVLSEFREWSAVPVLVLSVRASEAQKVQALDAGANDYVTKPFGIQEFLARIRALLRQVSGSDKPESALRFGPLIVDLAYRRVLLDEQEVALTRKEYAVLAQLARHPGRVITQQQLLKDIWGPTHTEDSHYLRIVVGHLRQKLGDDPTAPRFIITEPGIGYRLLADS, from the coding sequence TTGAGTCAGACGGCAACCATTCTGGTGATCGACGACGAGCCGCAGATTCGCAAGTTCCTGCGCATCAGCCTTGTCTCGCAGGGTTACAAGGTACTGGAGGCTGCAACCGGGGCCGAGGGGCTGACTCAGGCGGCGTTGAACAAGCCGGACTTGCTGGTCCTCGACCTCGGCCTGCCAGACATGGACGGCCAGCAGGTGCTGAGCGAGTTTCGCGAATGGTCGGCGGTGCCGGTGCTGGTCCTTTCGGTGCGCGCCAGCGAAGCGCAGAAGGTCCAGGCGCTGGACGCCGGGGCCAATGATTACGTGACCAAGCCGTTTGGTATTCAGGAATTTCTGGCGAGGATTCGGGCTTTGCTCAGGCAGGTGTCGGGCAGCGACAAGCCCGAATCGGCGTTGCGCTTCGGCCCGTTGATCGTGGACCTCGCCTACCGTCGTGTGCTGCTCGATGAGCAGGAGGTGGCGCTGACCCGCAAGGAATACGCGGTGCTGGCGCAACTGGCGCGGCATCCGGGGCGGGTCATCACCCAGCAGCAACTGCTCAAGGATATCTGGGGGCCGACGCATACCGAAGACAGCCACTACCTGCGCATTGTGGTCGGGCATTTGCGCCAGAAACTGGGCGATGACCCGACCGCGCCGAGGTTCATCATCACCGAGCCAGGGATCGGCTATCGATTACTTGCCGACAGTTGA
- a CDS encoding sensor histidine kinase, with protein MSDSGRADALLAQLPREGRGRLKVFLGAAPGVGKTYAMLQAAHAQLRQGVKVLAGVVETHGRAETEALLNGLPQQPLLRTEYRGMTLEEMDLDALLKAAPSLVLVDELAHTNAPGSRHTKRWQDIQELLAAGIDVYTTVNVQHLESLNDQVRGITGVQVRETLPDWVLQEAFDLVLIDLPPRELLERLRDGKVYVPEQARAAIDAFFTQTNLTALREMAMQTAAAQVDNDLAQGYRQLGQAAPAVRGRMLVGIDGDMHAERLVRHASRVAQRRHLPWSAVHVDDGQTLDEQSRARLQNAQQLAERLGGEAVSLRAGEVARTLVQHAIERRASVVLVGQSRRHWRRRLFGGGVAARLLREGHGLEISVLDDSEELPDQPPRARPAREVVWFDYGLAFAATLIASLVAWGVSGVLALPNISLIFLAAVLLVAVRSSMGPALACAGLSFLAYDFLFIPPSFSLNIQREEDVLTLLFFLLMSALTGKLAARQRRQLQALRDTQEQTSELLDLSRKLTAATDRKAVLNAAEQHFSGWKELYLCLVDRDAQSGLVVETGGPLVFSEAERAAADWAWQHDQPAGSGTGTLPSGRWWWWPITAEEGPLALLGVSAREGQSFTAQHRRLLAALTQPLAQALARAQLAQELEAARLHGETEQLRSALLASVSHDLRTPLTSMRGSIDSLLALGEAIPLEDRRELLEGTRDEAERLDRYIQNLLDMTRLGHGALKLARDWVSPADIVGSALNRLRAVLTPLQVSTQVTGELPLLYVHAALIEQALVNVLENAARFSPLGGRLQVAAGVVDSELFFSVSDEGPGIPEDERAKIFDMFYTAARGDRGGQGTGLGLAICQGMIGAHGGRLSVEEGIDGLGTRITLFLPLQAQPDAEMEEPA; from the coding sequence TTGAGTGATTCCGGTCGAGCTGACGCATTGTTGGCCCAGTTGCCCCGCGAAGGGCGCGGGCGGCTGAAAGTTTTTCTCGGCGCTGCGCCTGGCGTCGGCAAGACCTACGCCATGCTCCAGGCAGCCCATGCGCAATTGCGCCAGGGTGTAAAGGTGCTGGCGGGCGTGGTGGAAACCCATGGCCGCGCAGAAACCGAGGCGTTGCTCAACGGCCTGCCGCAACAGCCCTTGCTGCGCACCGAATACCGCGGCATGACCCTCGAAGAAATGGACCTCGATGCGCTGCTCAAAGCGGCGCCGAGCCTGGTGCTGGTCGACGAACTGGCGCACACCAATGCGCCCGGCAGCCGCCACACCAAACGCTGGCAGGACATTCAGGAGCTGCTCGCTGCCGGTATCGACGTCTACACCACGGTCAACGTCCAGCATCTGGAAAGCCTCAACGATCAGGTGCGCGGCATCACCGGCGTGCAGGTGCGTGAAACCCTGCCGGACTGGGTGTTGCAGGAGGCCTTCGACCTGGTGTTGATCGACCTGCCGCCGCGCGAATTGCTGGAGCGCCTGCGCGACGGCAAGGTCTACGTGCCGGAGCAGGCGCGGGCGGCCATCGACGCGTTCTTCACCCAGACCAACCTCACCGCACTGCGCGAAATGGCCATGCAGACCGCGGCGGCGCAGGTCGACAACGACTTGGCGCAAGGCTATCGACAGTTGGGCCAGGCGGCACCGGCGGTGCGCGGACGCATGTTGGTGGGCATCGATGGCGACATGCATGCCGAGCGTCTGGTGCGCCACGCCAGCCGGGTGGCCCAGCGTCGTCATCTGCCGTGGAGCGCGGTGCATGTGGATGACGGGCAGACGCTGGACGAACAGTCGCGCGCGCGTTTGCAGAACGCTCAGCAACTGGCCGAGCGACTGGGCGGCGAAGCCGTGTCGCTGCGTGCCGGAGAGGTTGCCAGAACGCTGGTGCAACATGCCATCGAGCGGCGTGCCAGCGTGGTGCTGGTCGGTCAGTCGCGCCGGCACTGGCGGCGTCGGTTGTTTGGTGGCGGCGTGGCGGCACGTTTGCTGCGCGAAGGGCACGGGCTGGAAATCTCGGTGCTCGACGACAGCGAAGAACTGCCCGATCAGCCGCCGCGTGCGCGTCCGGCGCGCGAAGTGGTGTGGTTCGATTACGGCCTGGCCTTTGCGGCCACGCTGATCGCCAGCCTGGTGGCCTGGGGAGTGTCGGGGGTGCTGGCGTTGCCCAATATTTCCCTGATCTTTCTCGCCGCAGTGCTGCTGGTTGCGGTGCGCAGCAGCATGGGGCCGGCGCTGGCGTGTGCCGGGCTGTCGTTTCTGGCCTATGACTTTCTGTTCATCCCGCCGAGTTTTTCCCTGAATATCCAGCGTGAAGAAGACGTGCTGACGCTGTTGTTCTTCCTGCTGATGTCGGCGCTGACCGGCAAGCTGGCGGCGCGCCAACGCAGGCAGTTGCAGGCACTGCGCGATACCCAGGAGCAGACCAGCGAGCTGCTCGACCTGTCGCGCAAGCTGACCGCCGCCACGGACCGCAAGGCGGTACTCAACGCCGCCGAACAGCATTTTTCCGGCTGGAAGGAGCTGTACCTGTGCCTGGTGGATCGCGATGCGCAGAGCGGCCTGGTGGTCGAAACCGGCGGGCCACTGGTTTTTTCGGAAGCCGAACGGGCAGCGGCTGACTGGGCGTGGCAGCATGATCAGCCAGCTGGCAGTGGCACCGGCACCTTGCCGTCGGGTCGCTGGTGGTGGTGGCCGATCACGGCGGAAGAAGGACCGTTGGCGTTGCTCGGCGTCAGTGCGCGAGAAGGTCAGTCGTTCACTGCGCAGCATCGACGTCTGCTGGCCGCGCTGACGCAACCGCTGGCGCAGGCGCTGGCCCGTGCGCAACTGGCGCAAGAGCTTGAGGCGGCGCGTCTGCACGGCGAAACCGAGCAACTGCGCAGCGCCTTGCTGGCCTCGGTGTCCCATGATCTGCGCACCCCGCTGACCTCGATGCGCGGCAGTATCGACAGCCTGCTGGCGCTGGGCGAAGCCATTCCGCTGGAGGATCGCCGCGAGCTGCTGGAAGGCACTCGTGACGAGGCCGAGCGCCTGGACCGCTATATCCAGAACCTGCTGGACATGACGCGCCTGGGGCACGGCGCGCTGAAACTGGCGCGCGATTGGGTGTCGCCAGCCGATATCGTCGGCAGCGCGCTGAACCGCCTGCGGGCGGTGCTGACGCCGTTGCAGGTCAGCACGCAGGTTACTGGCGAGTTGCCGTTACTGTACGTCCACGCCGCGTTGATCGAGCAGGCGCTGGTCAACGTGCTGGAGAACGCGGCCCGGTTTTCACCTCTCGGCGGTCGCCTGCAAGTGGCAGCGGGCGTGGTCGACAGCGAGCTGTTCTTTTCGGTCAGTGACGAAGGGCCAGGCATTCCCGAGGATGAGCGGGCGAAGATTTTCGACATGTTTTACACCGCCGCACGCGGTGATCGCGGCGGCCAGGGCACCGGGCTTGGGCTGGCGATCTGTCAGGGCATGATCGGCGCGCATGGCGGTCGGCTCTCGGTCGAGGAAGGCATCGACGGGCTGGGGACACGTATCACCTTGTTTCTGCCGTTGCAGGCACAGCCGGATGCTGAAATGGAGGAGCCCGCTTGA
- the kdpC gene encoding potassium-transporting ATPase subunit KdpC, translated as MSSVLRPALSLIVLMSLITGVAYPLLVTGVAQVAFPTQANGSLLYDEAGKVRGSTLIAQSFSGDEWFQSRPSAGAFATVASGASNFAPSNPALATRVTEDVARLANAAQGPVPLALLTTSGSGLDPHLSPEAIAWQASRVAAARQLPLDKVQALIDANTRRPLIGPPVVNVLTLNMSLNQLPSAPRNAQL; from the coding sequence ATGTCCAGTGTATTGCGTCCGGCCCTGAGCCTGATTGTGTTGATGAGCCTGATAACCGGCGTGGCGTATCCGCTGCTGGTCACCGGCGTGGCGCAGGTCGCGTTTCCCACGCAGGCCAATGGCAGCCTGCTGTATGACGAGGCGGGCAAGGTGCGCGGCTCGACCTTGATCGCCCAGTCGTTCAGCGGCGATGAGTGGTTCCAGTCGCGCCCCTCGGCGGGCGCGTTTGCCACCGTGGCCAGTGGCGCAAGCAACTTCGCACCGAGCAATCCGGCGCTGGCGACCCGCGTCACGGAGGATGTCGCCAGGTTGGCGAATGCCGCGCAAGGGCCCGTGCCACTGGCCTTGCTGACCACGTCCGGCAGCGGTCTGGACCCACATTTGTCGCCTGAAGCCATTGCCTGGCAGGCCAGTCGCGTGGCGGCGGCCCGGCAGTTGCCGCTGGATAAAGTGCAGGCGCTGATCGACGCCAACACCCGGCGTCCACTGATCGGCCCACCGGTGGTCAACGTGTTGACCTTGAATATGAGCCTGAATCAGTTACCTTCTGCACCGCGCAACGCGCAGTTGTAA
- the kdpB gene encoding potassium-transporting ATPase subunit KdpB, protein MNLPIDAAKSAAAKPTEPQVNESAKTGIAALWRPALVQAFVKLDPRQLKRSPVMLVVELTAILTTVLCVIPDPQVPTSVCVQIALWLWFTVLFANFAEALAEGRGKARADSLKAGSEGLKARIRDENGSLRTINASELRKGDVVRVEIGEMIPGDGEVIEGIAAVNEAAITGESAPVIRESGGDRSAVTGNTRLVSDWLLIRISSNPGESTLDRMIALVEGAKRQKTPNEVALDILLIGLTLIFLLVVITLQPFAHFAGGSLPLVFLVALLVTLIPTTIGGLLSAIGIAGMDRLVRLNVIAKSGRAVEAAGDVHVLLLDKTGTITFGNRRCAAVYAAPGVPPKELGEGALLASLADDTAEGKSIVEFLREQHPMNEPTLGSVTAVPFSADTRLSGVDYQGHVYRKGAVDSLLAFINMQRSELPPALAREVDKIAKTGGTPLLVCANGRLLGAIHLKDVVKSGIRERFEELRKLGIRTVMVTGDNPLTAAAIAAEAGVDDVLAEATPEKKLERIRQEQGEGRLVAMCGDGANDAPALAQADVGMAMNDGTQAAREAANMVDLDSDPTKLLDVVQIGKQLLVTRGALTTFSIANDVAKYFAVLPALFAAIYPQLGVLNIMHLASPQSAILSAIVFNALIIVVLIPLALRGVRVQAASAAHLLRRNLLIYGLGGIVVPFIGIKLIDMLLVGLGLV, encoded by the coding sequence ATGAACTTACCTATTGATGCTGCAAAAAGTGCTGCTGCGAAACCCACCGAACCGCAGGTAAACGAGTCAGCCAAGACCGGAATTGCCGCCCTGTGGCGCCCGGCGCTGGTGCAGGCGTTCGTCAAGCTCGACCCGCGCCAGCTCAAGCGTTCGCCGGTCATGCTCGTGGTAGAACTGACCGCCATCCTGACCACCGTGCTGTGTGTCATCCCCGACCCACAAGTGCCGACCTCGGTCTGCGTGCAGATCGCGCTGTGGCTGTGGTTTACCGTGCTGTTCGCCAACTTTGCCGAAGCACTGGCCGAAGGCCGTGGCAAGGCACGCGCTGACAGCCTCAAGGCCGGTAGCGAAGGGCTCAAGGCGCGTATCCGTGATGAGAACGGCAGCCTGCGCACGATCAATGCCAGCGAGTTGCGCAAGGGTGATGTAGTGCGCGTCGAAATCGGGGAAATGATTCCCGGTGACGGCGAAGTCATCGAAGGTATTGCAGCTGTCAACGAAGCCGCGATTACCGGTGAATCCGCGCCGGTGATTCGCGAGTCCGGCGGCGACCGCTCGGCGGTGACCGGCAACACCCGGCTGGTGTCCGACTGGCTGCTGATCCGCATCAGCAGCAACCCCGGCGAATCGACACTGGACCGCATGATCGCACTGGTCGAAGGCGCCAAACGCCAGAAGACCCCCAACGAGGTGGCGCTGGACATCCTGCTGATCGGCCTGACGCTGATCTTCCTTCTGGTGGTCATCACCTTGCAACCGTTCGCCCATTTTGCCGGGGGCAGCCTGCCGCTGGTGTTTCTGGTGGCGCTGCTGGTGACGCTGATCCCGACCACCATCGGCGGCCTGCTGTCGGCCATCGGCATCGCCGGTATGGACCGTCTGGTGCGCCTCAACGTGATCGCCAAGTCCGGTCGTGCCGTGGAGGCCGCAGGCGATGTGCATGTGCTGCTGCTGGACAAGACCGGCACCATCACGTTCGGTAACCGCCGTTGCGCTGCCGTCTACGCGGCACCTGGCGTGCCCCCCAAAGAACTTGGCGAGGGCGCGTTGCTGGCGTCGCTGGCCGACGATACGGCGGAAGGCAAATCCATCGTCGAGTTCTTGCGCGAGCAGCACCCGATGAACGAACCGACCCTGGGTTCGGTGACGGCCGTACCGTTCAGCGCTGATACACGTCTGTCCGGCGTGGACTATCAGGGCCATGTGTACCGCAAGGGCGCAGTGGATTCGCTGCTGGCGTTCATCAACATGCAACGCAGCGAGCTGCCGCCGGCACTGGCGCGCGAAGTCGACAAGATCGCCAAGACCGGTGGCACGCCGTTGCTGGTGTGTGCCAATGGCCGGCTGCTGGGCGCGATTCACCTCAAGGACGTGGTCAAGTCGGGCATTCGCGAGCGTTTTGAAGAGCTGCGCAAGCTGGGCATTCGGACCGTGATGGTCACCGGCGATAACCCGCTGACCGCCGCGGCGATTGCGGCCGAAGCGGGTGTTGATGATGTGCTGGCAGAAGCCACACCGGAGAAGAAGCTGGAGCGCATTCGTCAGGAACAGGGTGAAGGGCGGCTGGTGGCGATGTGCGGCGACGGTGCCAACGATGCGCCTGCGCTGGCCCAGGCGGACGTCGGCATGGCGATGAACGACGGCACCCAGGCGGCGCGCGAGGCGGCCAACATGGTCGACCTCGACAGCGACCCCACCAAGTTGCTGGACGTAGTGCAGATCGGCAAGCAATTGCTGGTCACGCGCGGGGCGCTGACCACGTTCTCCATCGCTAACGACGTGGCTAAATACTTCGCCGTCTTGCCCGCCCTGTTCGCGGCCATTTACCCGCAACTCGGTGTGCTCAACATCATGCACCTGGCCAGCCCGCAGAGCGCGATTCTCTCGGCCATCGTGTTCAACGCGCTGATCATCGTCGTGCTGATCCCGCTGGCCCTGCGTGGCGTGCGTGTGCAGGCCGCCAGCGCGGCGCATCTGCTGCGTCGTAACCTGTTGATCTATGGCCTGGGCGGCATCGTGGTGCCGTTTATCGGTATCAAGCTGATCGACATGCTGCTGGTCGGTCTCGGCCTTGTGTGA